The nucleotide window GAAGAAAAGATACCGGCGCGAACGAGCTGTTTAAGCACCTTGCTTACCGTAGGGCTGGGTATTTTTGTGCTTTCAGAAAGACCTCGCACACTGTGCAAATCCTCTGGTCGCTGCGCCATCTGCGTGCTAAGCACGATGGCGTAGTCAGTTAGTTTTCCAATGCGAACCATGCTGGCTATATAGTACGAAAATAGTACTATTTCCAGTCATAAGTAACATCCCACTGCATCCGGACACTTTTGGCATGTATTCAGCCTTAAAAACGCCAAATCTGGCATAATTCCATGTAAATCATGCCAGATGCACTAGCGGCAATTTTGTTACTAAAGAGCAAATGAGCTGCCGCAGCCACAACCGCTCTTGGCTTTGGGGTTGACGAATTTGAAGCCGTAGCCAATCAGTTTGTCTTCCCAGTCCAAGATGCATCCTTCGAGGATTTTCATGCTTTTGGCATCGATAAACACACGCAAGCCATCGTAGTCAAAGACATGGTCGTTTTCGCGTTGGTTTTGGGCAAATGCCACAGCGTAGCTTACGCCCGAGCATCCGCCGCCTCGCACCCCCAACCTCAAACCCAATACGGCTTCTTCGGCTTCGCTCAGCTTTTGCTTGCCCATAGCGATTGCTTTTGGAGTGAGATTAAATTGCGGTTTTCTCTCGATTGCTGGCTTCTGCGACATACTCGTCTCTTTCACATTCAACACCGGAAATCCAGTACTATAAGGGCTGTTTCCTAACAACCCGAACTATTCTGCAACAGTACTTATAGAGTGTAATCAGCAAATTAGGGGATCGCAACAACCACCCTGAGCAAACCAGGTCCCATTAATGCAGCGCCACAATTGCTGATCGCCCTGTGAACAACCATCTGAAGACATCACGCTCACGCCGCTGCAGGTTTTAGGGCGCGTCCCTGCGGCAGGACAACTAGGGGCACACACCTGTTCACAGGTTGACCAACTGCTCCAGACGCCCCAAGTGCATGTTGCGGAAGAACAGCTTCGATAGCGTTCTTGCATGCCGTTGCTGCCGCAGCTCTGTTCCTGGGTATCGATAGTGCCTGCCACACACTCATAGCTTTCCCCGGAACAGCTGCTCCAACTACTCCACGTGTTCCAGACGCAACTGCTACTGCATGATCGCTGTCGACTTTGTGTTCCGGTGCCGCACTGTCCGCAAGCGCGTTGCTCCGAGTCCTGCTCGCCCGGGATACAGTCTTGAATGTTGGAGCATGCGCTCCAGTCACCCCAAGCTTGCCATTGGCAATCTTGTCCACAACTACGCGAACGCTGTCGAGCGTTGCCGCAGCTTCCACAGCTTTCGCTCTCGGTTTCGCTTTGTCCCGGCGTGCACACTCCTTCAGCAACGCAGGCATAGTCGTCCCAGCCGCAAGTCTCATTGCAACTGCGTTGCAGGGTTCCGCACATCCCGCAGCTGCCGTTTTGCTCGAGCGCGCCAACGGCACAGGCGCCTTGATTGGTGCAACTACCATCATTGCTCCATGTGCCATCAACACAGCTTTGTGCTTGAGTGCCACATTGCTGACAACTTGTTTGTCGAGAATCGGGCACCGTACAACTGCAATCGGCTGGCGCATCACAACTTTGCCAGACACCATTGACGCAGTCTTGAATGCCATCGGCACATTCGCTCTGGCAGCTCCGTTCTGAGCGGGAACCCACAGAGCTGTTCTGATCATCGCAATCGACCTGCTCGGCAAAGCCATCTCCGTCCTGATCGACAAAAGTGCTCTGACAGTCTGCTCCTTCACAGGGCTCTACTTGTGGATCGCTCAGAAGCGTTGCATCAAAACTCTGGCAACTCGCCATCGCAAGCACAGAGGCGAGCAAGATCGGTTTAATATAGTCCACTTTCCTTATTATAATCCACAGCGCCAAGCTCGCCACTTCGTTTAGCGGAACGGCAGACGCTGTGGGCGAATGCCGACATTGCGACCCGACAAGACATTGAAATCATTGAGACTACAAGCAGGCACTCATTTTGCCTGCCGTCAAGTGGCATGCCCTTTGTCGTCGCAGTAGGGATCGCTTGGCTAAGCTCTTTGTTTTTACGCGAAGCCTTTGCTTCAAGCACCGCGTTGAAAATCATCGTTGGAGTGTTTGTACTCGCAATCATTGCTTTACTGCAACGAAGGAACAATCTGCGAGAAGGCTGCAGAGTGTTGTCTCAATTGCTAATGCTGTCACTTTGTTGCGGCATCCTCCTTCAACTACCACGCGCACGCGGCAAAACTGTACCGCAATCAGGACCGTATGTGTTGCGCATCAGAGTCGAAAAAACAGACCATACGCGTGGCGGGCCCCGCTCCTTGGTGTCCGTGCTTAGCGGTAAACACCTTATTAACAAAACAGCAATGGAGCCTGGCACAAAGCTCTACGTGTATCCCCGAGAATTCCCTCTGGGTGCAGAACTTTCAGTGTTCTTAAAAATAAAAAGCTTCTCTCGTTTCGACAACCCCAGTCCGCATCCCACTTGGTCCTTTGGAGAGGCCGAACGACCTTCTGCGAGTGCATGGATCATCGCACCTGAAACCATACAGACAGTCTCACGAAATCTTTTTCTCGAGAAGATACAAACACTTCGCTCAAGGATACGAAGCCGGCTTCAGCAAACACTTGGCCGCCGCACTGCAGCGCTTGGTTGCGCGTGGGTGCTGGGCGAATCGGCTCTCATGGATCCCGATGATAAAGCTGCTTTTCGCAAAGCAGGCATGGCGCATCTGCTTGCGGTCTCAGGGCTGCATGTCAGCCTCATCGCCGGAATTTTTCTTTTAGTGATCCGTCGCTTACTTCAAAGCACGCCCCTGCTCTCAAAACGATTTGACATTAAACCACTCGCTTATGTAACAGCGCTTCCTTTTGTCGTGTTTGTTGCGCTCGTGGCTAATGGCTCACCCAGCGCTTGGCGTGCAGCTCTTACGGCCATCCTGAGCTGGAGCGCTACTGCGTTTAGTCGACAGCCTTGTACGATTCGCACAGTGGCGGCATCGCTAGTCCTATTCTGTGTCTTCGATCCCGTTCGTAGTTTGCAACCGGCTTTTCTGCTTTCGATCATGGCTACCGCTAGTCTGATTGGCAGCGCTGCCAGATTTAGCTTTCTCAAAACACATTGGACCACTGCCTATCGAAGTTTCATCGCAACTGCGCCACTACTTTGGTGGTGTTTTTCCTCGCTTCCTTTAGTCGGTCTTCTTAGCAACGTCATTCTGCTTCCTTTGCTTAGCGTGACGCTACTGCCCCTGTGCTTTATTCATACCTTCTTGGCTACGCTTGGCTTGGGAGTCGCCGAGTATTCAGCTTTCGTGCTTTCACGGGGATCGGAATGGATGCATTCAGCCAATGCATGGCTCGCGCAAATTTCATTTGGACAAGTTCTCCCTCCGCCAAGCTTGCTTCAAGGACTGATCGCTGCACCGTTTTCTCTGTTTTTTCTTGCGAGCGAGAGAAAGCAAAAACGAAGCATCGTTGCTGCACTTGCTTTGCTGGCTCTTTTTTTAGCAGAAGCACACTTGCGCTACACTGAAAAACCAACAGGCGCGCTGCGCGTTAGTTTTCTTGACGTGGGCCAAGGAGACGCCGCTCTGATTGATCTGCCCAACGGCAAACTCATGATGATCGACACAGGAGGAGATCCTTTAGGCAAATGGGATCCCGGGGCGAAGGCAGTCTTGCCACTGCTCAAAGCACGTCGACGAGAGCGCATTGATATTCTTGCCATTAGCCATCCGCATCCCGATCACTATGCTGGATTGGCTGCTTTGCTTGAGGAAATCAAAATTACAGAGATTTGGGATAGCGGGCAGGCCTTGCAAGAAAATCCCGAGGGGGGCTACGCCAAGCTACTTGCTCTGGCTCAAAAAAGGGAGCACGCTTGCTTACAGCACAGACCCTTTGCAACAATGATCTATCGGAGGGCGGCGCCGAGATTCATGTCCTTTGGCCCTGCCCTAGTTTCGATGCGAGCTATGACGTCAACGACAACTCGCTAGTCATCTCAATTGCCTACGCAAAAGGTCGCTATCTATTTACAGGCGACATTGAGGCCGAGGCCGAGGCTGAGTTAATCCGTCAAAGAAGTCCATTGCAAGCCGAGGTATTGAAAGTAGCCCACCATGGATCCCGCACCTCAAGTTCTATGGCTTTTTTGCAGGCAGTCGCGCCGGACCTTGCAGTGCTCAGCAGCGGAAAAGACAATCCCTTTGGCCATCCCCATCAACAAACCTTGGATGCACTACAACAACTCGGCATTCATTCGTGGTCCACCGCAACACGCGGAGGTCTCGTCCTTACACAGAAGGGTTCGAAGCAGCAATCTCTTTTTCATAGATTCGGTAAGTTTTGTAGATCTTGGCACCCATGGCTTTGATCGCAAGGTTGATGAGGCGGTTATCTTCCAAGGTCCACGACAGTTCAGCCCAACGATAGCCGCAGGGTTGCGCGCGTCGAATAAGTTCGACGTACATCGCCGTAGAGAGTCCGCCATAGCGCTTGATGCCTCTGATCTCTTCTCGAATCCCTAGCATCATCAACCGACCACTTCGGGGTTTGTTGATTTTCATGCGCCACAGGATCTTAAGCAGACCGGTTGGAAAGAGTTTGCCGTCGATGTCACGTATGGCTTCGTTGAGATTGGGGATGCAAATACATATCCCCATGGGTCTGCCATTAATCTCAGCAAAGAAAGCAACGCGCTCATCAATGATTAGCTTGAGGTCCTTGGCGATCTTATCCACTTCTTCACGTGTAGCCGGAACAAAGCCCCAATTTTCTTTCCAGGCATCATTGAATATCTCCATGATGCTCTTGAGTTCTTCTTCCATGCGCGACTTATCAACGCAACGCATCCTTACTTCAGGAAGCAACTGAATCTGCTCCCAAGCTTTTTTGGCGCGCGCCGGAACCTCGTCTACATCGTAACGCCAAGCAAAAAGGTCTTTGCATTTGCTGAAACCAGCACTTTCGACAATGCCGGCTTGATACTGCCGTGAATGCGGCATGAGAATCACAGGTGGGTGCTCAAAACCGTCTATCAGCAAGCCCACTTCTTCGTTGATGTTCAAGGAATACGGTCCCCGGATACGCTTCACGCCGCGCTCGGCAAGCCAAGCTTCAGCCTTGCGCAAGAGCGCATGACCGACTTCAGGATCATTAAGTGTATCAAAAAAACCAAAAAACCCTGTTTCATCTTTGTGAATCCGCAAGTGTTCACGATCAATTTGGGCTGAACAGCGCCCGACTAATTTGCCGTTTTTCCAAGCGGTAAACAGGGTCGCTTCACCATGCAAAAAGAAAGGGTTTTTCCTGGGCGTGAGTCGCTCGCGCAAATCCATTTCCAGTGGCGGAACCCATGCCGGATCAGCATTAAAGACCACATGTCCTGCTCGAATAAAATCGTCGAGGTCTTTGCCTAAACGATGTTCGCGAATTTCAACCGCCATAAACTAAGCTTTCGGTCCTAACATGGTTTCGGGTCGTACGACTTCATCAAATTCTTTTGCAGAAAGGAAACCAAGCTCGACAGCAGCTTCTTTTAGTGTCCCGCCTGTTTTGTGCGCATGTTTTGCTATCTTAGCCGCGTTGTCATAGCCGATTTTAGGATTCAATGCTGTCACCAGCATAAGGGAGTTATTTACGTTGCGCTCAATGGTCGCAAGATTGGCTTCAATGCCAATGGCACAATGGTCATTGAAACTCGTGATAGCATCGCCAAGCAAACGCACTGATTGAAGCAGATTGTAGGCAATTACGGGTTTGAAGACGTTGAGTTCGAAGTTGCCTTGACTGCCAGCAAAACCAACCGCGGCATCGTTGCCGAAAACCTGCACGCACACCATGGTTAGCGCCTCACTTTGAGTTGGGTTAACTTTGCCGGGCATGATGGAGCTGCCAGGCTCATTTTCAGGAATACTGATTTCGCCTATGCCGCAACGCGGACCGGAAGCAAGCCAACGCACATCATTTGCAATTTTCATGCATGCCGCTGCAAGTTGTTTTAGCGCACCGCTGCTTCCTACAAAGGTGTCGTGCGCGGCAAGACCTGCAAATTTATTCTCAGCACTATCAAACTGTGTACCCGAGATATCACTTATTTTCTTAGCGACCATAGGAGCATACTTGATGTCAGTGTTAAGGCCTGTACCTACGGCAGTGCCACCCAAAGGAATTGCTCGAAGCTGTTTAAGTGTTCCCTGTACCGCTTCAGAAGCGCTCTTGAGCTGCGCGACCCAACCGCTGATCTCCTGGCCAAGTGTGAGCGGGGTGGCATCTTGAAGATGAGTGCGGCCGATTTTCACAATGTCTTTAAAAGCGACAGCCTTCTTGTCTAGCGTATCGTGCAACTTCTTTACCGCGGGGAGCAGGTGCCGCTCGATTTGCTCTACGGCAGCAATGTGCATGGCTGTAGGAAAGGTATCGTTGGAGGATTGTGAACGATTCACATGATCGTTGGGGTGCACTGGCTTTTTCGAACCAATCTGCCCGCCTGCAAGCTCGATGGCTCGGTTTGAAATAACCTCATTGACGTTCATGTTGCTTTGGGTGCCCGAGCCCGTTTGCCACACAACCAACGGGAAATGTTCATCCAAACGGCCATCGATGACCTCATCGGCTGCGCGAACGATAAGGTCACACAGCTCTTTTTCCAGGTTTCCGAGCTCGTGATTGCTGAGTGCTGCCGCTTTTTTGAGAATACCAAAGGCTCGGAGAATTTCACGTGGCATGCGCTCGCTACCAATACGAAATTCATTCTTGAGCGTGCTGTTTGCGCGCCATAGTATTTATCAGAGGGAACTTCGATGTCTCCCATCGAATCACTTTCAATACGTGTGTTCATTTTTTTCCTCGCCCGTATATTTTTAGCAAAAACAACGCTAGCGTTGTGGCATGCGGCGTTTGGCTTACTGCATTGTGACTCTTTTGGCTAGCAGCTCGGTGACGGCCGAGTCTGGGCCTTCAATTGAACTACTCAGAAAAAGCCTCGAGCACGAATTTTCCGGCAATTCCAAGGTTTCGGAAAGCTCACTGCATAGCGTGGGCTATACACTGGATGTTGCAGAACGGATCAAACACAGCCATCCGGCGCAATCCGGGGCATGGATAAAACGTGCCGCAGCACTTTTAAAAGCGTGCAGTCGGGAAAAGATCCCTATCCTCAGCTAAAAGGAAAAATCACGCCACGAGGCTACAAGAGCAAACTGTCATCTAAACGGCAAGGCTATGCCATCTACATTCCGCCCACATACGATCCGAATAAACAGTACCCGCTTATGATTGTGCTTCACGGAGGATCATCAAACGG belongs to Myxococcales bacterium and includes:
- a CDS encoding iron-sulfur cluster assembly accessory protein → MSQKPAIERKPQFNLTPKAIAMGKQKLSEAEEAVLGLRLGVRGGGCSGVSYAVAFAQNQRENDHVFDYDGLRVFIDAKSMKILEGCILDWEDKLIGYGFKFVNPKAKSGCGCGSSFAL
- a CDS encoding ComEC/Rec2 family competence protein, with the protein product MPFVVAVGIAWLSSLFLREAFASSTALKIIVGVFVLAIIALLQRRNNLREGCRVLSQLLMLSLCCGILLQLPRARGKTVPQSGPYVLRIRVEKTDHTRGGPRSLVSVLSGKHLINKTAMEPGTKLYVYPREFPLGAELSVFLKIKSFSRFDNPSPHPTWSFGEAERPSASAWIIAPETIQTVSRNLFLEKIQTLRSRIRSRLQQTLGRRTAALGCAWVLGESALMDPDDKAAFRKAGMAHLLAVSGLHVSLIAGIFLLVIRRLLQSTPLLSKRFDIKPLAYVTALPFVVFVALVANGSPSAWRAALTAILSWSATAFSRQPCTIRTVAASLVLFCVFDPVRSLQPAFLLSIMATASLIGSAARFSFLKTHWTTAYRSFIATAPLLWWCFSSLPLVGLLSNVILLPLLSVTLLPLCFIHTFLATLGLGVAEYSAFVLSRGSEWMHSANAWLAQISFGQVLPPPSLLQGLIAAPFSLFFLASERKQKRSIVAALALLALFLAEAHLRYTEKPTGALRVSFLDVGQGDAALIDLPNGKLMMIDTGGDPLGKWDPGAKAVLPLLKARRRERIDILAISHPHPDHYAGLAALLEEIKITEIWDSGQALQENPEGGYAKLLALAQKREHACLQHRPFATMIYRRAAPRFMSFGPALVSMRAMTSTTTR